The following are from one region of the Alicyclobacillus fastidiosus genome:
- a CDS encoding response regulator: MHHILVVEDEEPISNILRFALERADYRVTCALDGQEAVDLWKSSSPDLILLDVMLPRMDGFDVLRTVRALSVVPVIMLTAKDDEVDKVLGLELGADDYVTKPFSTRELLARVKANLRRVTFEEEQEGRRRDRLVIRDLVVDLTHYEVTKAGVPISLTHREFQLLSFLAARPGQVHTREQLVTDVWGIDYEGDERAVDVTIRRLREKLESDASQPEYVMTRRGVGYYMRSL; encoded by the coding sequence GTGCATCACATTCTCGTTGTGGAAGATGAAGAGCCAATCTCCAACATCCTCAGATTTGCGCTCGAGCGAGCCGATTATCGGGTGACTTGTGCGCTCGACGGCCAGGAAGCGGTCGATCTCTGGAAGAGCTCATCGCCTGACCTCATTCTCCTGGATGTCATGCTGCCGCGGATGGATGGGTTTGATGTGTTGCGAACGGTTCGGGCCTTGTCCGTGGTCCCCGTGATCATGCTGACGGCCAAGGATGACGAAGTCGATAAGGTACTGGGCCTCGAGCTCGGTGCCGACGATTACGTGACGAAGCCGTTTAGCACGCGTGAGCTGTTGGCTCGCGTGAAAGCCAACTTGCGGCGAGTGACGTTTGAAGAGGAGCAGGAGGGGCGGCGTCGGGATCGACTGGTGATTCGCGATTTGGTCGTGGACTTGACGCACTATGAAGTCACCAAGGCAGGTGTGCCTATCTCCTTGACGCACCGCGAGTTTCAGCTGCTCTCCTTCTTGGCGGCGCGTCCGGGGCAAGTGCATACGCGCGAGCAATTGGTCACCGACGTTTGGGGCATCGACTACGAAGGAGACGAACGGGCCGTGGACGTGACCATTCGCCGCCTTCGTGAAAAATTGGAATCGGATGCTAGCCAGCCCGAGTACGTCATGACGCGGCGCGGTGTCGGTTACTACATGAGGAGTCTCTAG
- the rpsR gene encoding 30S ribosomal protein S18 yields MPRKARGGKRRKVCQFCVDKIDYADYKDIGRLNKFLTERGKILPRRISGNCARHQRQVTVAIKRARQIALMPYTTE; encoded by the coding sequence ATGCCGCGCAAAGCTCGTGGCGGGAAGCGTCGTAAGGTTTGCCAATTCTGCGTCGACAAGATCGATTATGCAGATTATAAGGATATCGGTCGGTTGAATAAGTTTTTGACCGAGCGTGGCAAAATTCTTCCACGGCGTATTTCCGGTAACTGTGCACGCCACCAACGTCAGGTGACGGTTGCAATTAAGCGTGCACGCCAGATCGCATTGATGCCTTACACCACTGAATAA
- a CDS encoding MazG-like family protein — MAESQLDLTRKLQTVEHDRIELVQQAVEVLRSIQSGNEAELTDALAGVVGLGYLLGVQMGIHPHRIDHVITGGYRVAAEVDTSRKPELMEVAKYLSERL, encoded by the coding sequence ATGGCTGAATCTCAGTTGGATTTGACGCGCAAGTTACAAACCGTAGAGCATGACCGGATTGAACTGGTTCAACAAGCAGTCGAAGTCTTAAGGAGTATCCAATCGGGCAACGAGGCGGAGTTGACCGATGCACTCGCAGGTGTCGTCGGCCTTGGGTATCTCTTGGGTGTGCAGATGGGCATTCATCCACACCGGATCGATCACGTCATTACAGGCGGATACCGCGTAGCCGCCGAAGTGGATACCAGTCGGAAACCGGAATTGATGGAGGTAGCAAAATACCTCTCTGAACGCCTCTAA
- a CDS encoding small, acid-soluble spore protein, H family — MDMQRAHEIFESPNYIVVTYEGTSVRIDRLFESSPYAEISYKNGATTSVPVSELHEDKAVH; from the coding sequence ATGGATATGCAGCGCGCACACGAGATCTTCGAGTCGCCAAACTACATTGTCGTCACCTATGAAGGGACATCCGTCCGCATTGACAGACTGTTTGAATCGAGCCCCTACGCCGAAATCAGCTACAAAAACGGCGCCACGACGAGCGTCCCCGTGTCGGAACTCCACGAGGACAAAGCAGTTCATTGA
- a CDS encoding ATP-binding protein, producing the protein MFWRSLRVKLVLVYTLLILFAVEMIGAYFVRALTNSLIHNQSVAAKSQAQLMATLVGPQIDHPTKQLSSSVTSVLQSVPQFLNGTVYLLNSDGYVLYTTAGGALVGQKRTDSEATQVLIHRQDAVDVRFDPTANQHVLVVAVPISQGDSFDGVLEYVTSIQTTYDTIRQVTSIFYTVSGLVLALTIVLGIVLSRALTRPVLEVTKQARVMAAGDFSKRVTPSSNDEFGDLVVAINHLADELDEALAMNRREQERLHAIITSMGDGVIVLDSNCRVLFTNHAAMQMIGAHRDGEWDKVDRFGLDEMVEQAVTGDCMRIRVVGEAVYHIILTSVQRRGQTDGFVAVVRDVTEQEQLNQARREFVSNVSHELRTPLTSVKSYIEALRGLNEDEGETRQAFLEVIEQETDRMVRLTRDLLQLSGLDRGQTYNVHQRIPVSDLLAQVKQRFQLQADRQQLQFTVYEPDDEGTYIVGNRDMVNRILDNLISNAMKYTPAQGHVTVCTRILRERISVTVTDDGIGIPEDDLPRVFERFYRVDKGRSRKLGGTGLGLALAREMVERLGGSIAMTSEPDRGTQVKVTFIRAVEVQGEA; encoded by the coding sequence ATGTTTTGGCGAAGCCTGCGGGTGAAACTGGTGCTCGTCTACACTCTGCTCATTCTATTTGCCGTGGAAATGATCGGAGCGTATTTCGTCCGCGCGTTGACGAACTCCCTGATTCACAATCAATCGGTCGCCGCGAAGAGCCAGGCGCAATTGATGGCGACCTTGGTTGGGCCGCAGATCGATCACCCCACAAAGCAACTCAGCAGCTCCGTCACTTCGGTATTGCAATCCGTTCCTCAATTCTTAAATGGGACCGTCTACCTCCTCAACAGTGACGGTTATGTGCTCTACACCACGGCAGGGGGCGCCCTTGTGGGGCAAAAGCGCACCGATTCGGAGGCGACACAAGTGCTGATTCATCGGCAGGACGCGGTGGACGTCCGGTTCGATCCGACCGCCAACCAGCACGTTCTCGTCGTCGCCGTCCCCATTTCTCAAGGCGATTCATTCGATGGCGTCCTCGAGTACGTGACGTCTATTCAGACGACCTACGATACGATTCGTCAGGTGACTAGCATTTTCTACACCGTCAGTGGATTGGTGCTAGCGTTGACTATCGTCCTTGGCATCGTCCTCTCGCGAGCGCTCACGCGCCCGGTGCTGGAAGTGACGAAACAGGCGAGGGTGATGGCTGCCGGCGACTTCTCCAAGCGCGTCACCCCGAGTAGCAACGACGAATTTGGCGACCTCGTCGTCGCGATCAATCACCTCGCAGACGAGCTGGACGAGGCACTTGCGATGAATCGCCGCGAACAGGAGCGGCTCCACGCCATCATCACGTCGATGGGAGATGGCGTCATCGTGCTCGATTCCAATTGTCGCGTGTTGTTTACGAACCATGCGGCCATGCAAATGATCGGGGCCCATCGCGACGGCGAGTGGGACAAAGTCGACCGGTTCGGTCTCGACGAGATGGTCGAACAGGCGGTGACGGGCGACTGTATGCGAATTCGCGTGGTAGGTGAGGCTGTCTATCACATTATTCTCACGAGTGTTCAGCGGCGCGGTCAGACGGACGGCTTTGTGGCAGTCGTGCGGGATGTGACGGAACAGGAACAACTGAATCAGGCGCGACGCGAGTTCGTATCGAACGTGTCCCATGAACTTCGAACCCCACTGACGAGCGTCAAATCGTATATCGAGGCGCTTCGTGGTCTGAACGAGGACGAGGGCGAGACCAGGCAAGCGTTTTTAGAAGTGATCGAGCAAGAGACGGATCGCATGGTGCGATTGACGAGAGATCTGTTGCAGTTGTCCGGTCTTGACCGCGGTCAGACGTACAACGTCCATCAGCGGATTCCCGTGTCCGATCTCCTCGCGCAAGTCAAACAAAGGTTTCAATTGCAGGCGGATCGACAACAACTTCAGTTTACGGTGTATGAGCCAGATGACGAGGGGACGTACATCGTGGGCAACCGCGACATGGTGAATCGGATTCTCGATAACCTGATTTCGAACGCGATGAAGTACACGCCAGCGCAAGGTCACGTTACGGTCTGTACGCGGATCCTCCGCGAGCGGATCTCCGTCACCGTCACCGACGACGGCATCGGCATCCCGGAGGATGATTTGCCGCGCGTGTTTGAGCGGTTTTACCGCGTAGACAAAGGGAGAAGCCGGAAACTTGGCGGCACGGGGCTCGGTCTTGCACTGGCCCGTGAGATGGTGGAGCGGCTTGGGGGCAGCATCGCGATGACGAGTGAGCCAGACCGAGGCACCCAAGTCAAGGTGACGTTTATCCGGGCCGTGGAGGTGCAGGGAGAGGCATGA
- the yycH gene encoding two-component system activity regulator YycH, with the protein MKQVIRTAKTGVLIVLVLLSVVLSYLLWSGNLKEGSEIGFVQTSPMPTATTPDLAHAVRPYRIVVNTPQGTTVVNPGSGVYASWTNWLKGVHVLGESPVKELPAKLDFEATFEFGVDLTHTTAAQWLKPFSSLIGNWSGRNIILYKLPGDSLCHVGFVENNEILTMKTDMDAASLLTKANQEVQSAPYDVIGDSGGTSYIPRDLAMNQYIYNIRQPDVLPLVHTFFVNLQAVSHIQQDANTSLWTDGSRAVLWDKQTQLLQYEDPNGEEVPLHEDDFLTALEFIHTHGGGAQNVIGFDQFSSLTLDSSVPAYTFTQYVDGFPILSNASDYNVNMENGRVLEYDRPMWVLEQPATKTSVHVIDQEQLEAKLKKIDPTAPLDTFSMVLGYASESTAALSAQNEVLLQPVYYVTNGSGNVWMVDATNGSIVLGSDQS; encoded by the coding sequence ATGAAGCAGGTTATCCGAACGGCGAAAACCGGTGTCCTCATCGTCCTCGTGCTGCTGAGCGTCGTTCTCAGCTATCTGCTGTGGTCCGGCAACCTCAAAGAGGGATCGGAAATTGGTTTTGTACAAACCTCGCCAATGCCCACCGCGACGACCCCGGACCTCGCACACGCGGTGCGCCCGTACAGGATCGTCGTCAATACGCCGCAGGGGACGACCGTCGTCAACCCGGGTAGTGGTGTGTACGCGAGCTGGACGAATTGGTTGAAGGGCGTTCACGTGTTGGGCGAGTCGCCAGTCAAGGAGTTGCCCGCCAAACTCGACTTTGAGGCGACCTTTGAGTTTGGCGTGGACCTGACGCATACGACGGCAGCGCAGTGGCTGAAGCCATTTTCCTCGCTGATAGGAAACTGGAGCGGCCGGAACATCATCCTTTACAAACTTCCTGGCGACAGTCTGTGTCACGTGGGATTTGTAGAGAACAACGAAATTTTGACGATGAAGACCGACATGGATGCCGCTTCGCTGTTGACGAAGGCCAATCAAGAGGTGCAAAGCGCGCCCTACGACGTCATTGGGGATTCGGGCGGCACGAGTTACATCCCTCGCGATCTGGCGATGAACCAGTACATCTACAACATTCGCCAGCCCGACGTGTTGCCGCTCGTGCATACGTTCTTCGTCAACCTGCAAGCTGTCTCGCACATTCAACAAGATGCGAATACTTCCCTCTGGACCGATGGCAGCCGGGCGGTCCTCTGGGACAAACAGACCCAATTGCTGCAGTATGAGGACCCAAATGGCGAAGAGGTGCCTCTACATGAGGACGACTTTTTAACTGCCTTGGAGTTCATCCACACGCACGGCGGGGGCGCGCAGAACGTCATTGGGTTTGACCAATTCAGTAGCTTGACGCTCGACTCGAGCGTACCGGCTTATACGTTTACGCAGTACGTCGATGGCTTTCCAATCCTTTCGAACGCCTCGGATTACAACGTGAACATGGAGAACGGTCGAGTACTGGAATACGATCGGCCCATGTGGGTTCTCGAACAGCCCGCCACGAAGACGTCCGTTCACGTGATTGATCAAGAGCAACTCGAGGCGAAGCTCAAGAAGATCGATCCGACTGCTCCCCTGGACACGTTCAGCATGGTGCTCGGGTACGCCTCGGAGAGTACTGCTGCGCTATCCGCACAAAATGAGGTGCTGCTGCAACCGGTGTACTACGTGACGAATGGGAGCGGGAATGTGTGGATGGTCGATGCCACGAACGGATCGATCGTGTTAGGAAGTGACCAGTCGTGA
- a CDS encoding single-stranded DNA-binding protein, whose product MLNRVILIGRLTADPELRYTNSGTPVASFTLAVDRMRSGQAGERQTDFINIVVWQKQAEIVSQYLQKGRLAAVDGRLQIRTYDNREGQKVRIAEVVAESVRFLDRGSDAQQGGGYGGGAPSVSANRPTRPERGSAPLYEDDPFADDSQTIDISEDDLPF is encoded by the coding sequence ATGCTGAACCGGGTAATCTTAATTGGCCGTTTGACCGCTGATCCTGAATTGCGTTACACCAATTCGGGAACACCTGTTGCGTCGTTTACACTTGCGGTCGACCGCATGCGGTCAGGGCAGGCTGGAGAACGACAGACGGACTTCATCAACATCGTAGTCTGGCAGAAGCAGGCGGAAATCGTATCACAGTATTTGCAAAAAGGGCGTCTGGCTGCGGTCGACGGTCGTTTGCAGATTCGCACGTACGACAACCGAGAGGGTCAAAAGGTTCGGATTGCTGAAGTTGTCGCCGAGTCTGTCCGCTTTTTGGACAGGGGCTCCGACGCACAACAGGGCGGTGGTTACGGCGGTGGTGCACCAAGTGTCAGTGCCAATCGACCGACGCGCCCGGAACGTGGTTCAGCACCTCTGTACGAAGATGACCCGTTTGCAGATGACAGTCAAACCATCGACATTTCGGAAGATGATTTGCCCTTTTGA
- the rplI gene encoding 50S ribosomal protein L9, with product MKVILLQDVKGQGKKGEVKDVSEGYARNFLLPRNLAEEATASALHRLQTQHDKQARHKAQELQEAKDLAAKLEDKKIVIKTQSGEGGRLFGAITTKHIADAMKREGFTVDKRKIQLQDHIKTLGGHRVQVKLHPEVSVSVLVYVEAE from the coding sequence ATGAAGGTCATCTTATTACAAGACGTGAAAGGTCAGGGGAAGAAGGGGGAAGTCAAGGATGTGAGCGAAGGATACGCTCGCAATTTCTTGTTGCCTCGCAACTTGGCTGAAGAAGCGACGGCCTCGGCATTGCACCGCCTGCAAACGCAACACGACAAACAAGCTCGTCACAAAGCTCAGGAACTTCAAGAGGCAAAGGACCTTGCAGCCAAGCTCGAGGACAAGAAGATCGTCATCAAGACGCAGTCTGGCGAGGGCGGCAGGTTGTTTGGGGCGATTACCACCAAGCATATTGCAGATGCCATGAAGCGAGAAGGATTTACGGTCGATAAACGAAAGATCCAGCTGCAAGATCACATTAAGACGTTGGGTGGGCATCGCGTGCAAGTGAAACTGCACCCGGAAGTGTCCGTCAGTGTGTTGGTTTACGTTGAAGCGGAGTGA
- the rpsF gene encoding 30S ribosomal protein S6, with protein MRKYETMFIVNPALETEQTAELVQKYQTLISNQGGQIDELQEIGKRRLAYEIEDNREGYYVLVHYTAGTDVSKELERVMRIDDNVVRYLTVRVGE; from the coding sequence ATGCGTAAATACGAGACGATGTTTATTGTGAACCCAGCTCTCGAGACCGAGCAAACGGCTGAGTTGGTTCAAAAATATCAAACGCTCATCTCTAACCAAGGCGGTCAGATCGACGAACTGCAGGAGATTGGCAAACGTCGTTTGGCGTACGAAATCGAGGATAACCGTGAGGGCTATTACGTGTTGGTTCATTACACGGCAGGCACAGACGTGTCTAAAGAGCTCGAACGCGTTATGCGCATCGACGACAATGTCGTTCGTTATTTGACAGTCCGCGTGGGTGAGTAA
- the ychF gene encoding redox-regulated ATPase YchF yields the protein MPLQAGIVGLPNVGKSTLFNAITKAGAEAANYPFCTIDPNVGVVEVPDERLQGLANIVNPKRIVPTAFEFVDIAGLVKGASQGEGLGNRFLGHIREVDAIVHVVRCFESGDITHVAGSVDPLRDIETIEIELILADLESAQKRLDRAKKNMKSGDKKFKVEADALERLVQALEAGQPGRSVELSDDEAALLRDLHLLTTKPILYVANVGEDEAEDSSGNPHVEAVRQRAASEHAQVVVVSAQLEAEIAELEGEDRDAFLSDLGLAEAGLDKLIRGAYDLLGLRTYFTAGEPEVRAWTIREGTKAPQAAGVIHSDFERGFIRAEVVAYEDLIRAGSYNAAREQGKVRLEGKEYIVADGDVMHFRFNV from the coding sequence ATGCCATTACAGGCTGGAATCGTAGGTTTACCCAATGTTGGCAAGTCGACGTTGTTCAACGCCATCACGAAGGCTGGAGCAGAAGCCGCCAACTATCCTTTTTGTACGATTGATCCCAACGTAGGGGTCGTCGAGGTGCCGGACGAGAGGCTTCAGGGCCTGGCGAACATCGTCAATCCGAAGCGAATTGTTCCTACGGCGTTCGAGTTCGTGGACATCGCGGGCTTGGTCAAGGGCGCGAGCCAGGGTGAAGGGCTCGGCAACCGGTTTCTCGGGCATATTCGCGAGGTCGATGCCATCGTCCACGTGGTGCGCTGTTTCGAAAGTGGCGATATCACGCACGTCGCCGGCTCGGTGGATCCGCTTCGCGACATCGAGACCATCGAGATCGAACTGATCTTGGCTGACCTTGAAAGTGCTCAGAAACGCCTCGACAGAGCAAAGAAGAACATGAAGAGCGGGGACAAGAAGTTCAAGGTCGAGGCGGATGCCTTAGAGCGCTTGGTCCAGGCGCTGGAGGCGGGCCAACCAGGTCGGTCTGTGGAACTGTCTGACGACGAGGCCGCACTTCTTCGCGACTTGCATCTGTTGACGACGAAGCCGATTCTCTACGTGGCGAACGTAGGCGAGGATGAAGCTGAGGACAGCAGCGGCAATCCGCACGTGGAGGCCGTTCGTCAGCGCGCTGCGAGTGAACATGCTCAAGTTGTCGTGGTGTCTGCGCAGCTCGAGGCGGAAATCGCGGAGTTGGAGGGAGAGGACAGAGACGCCTTTCTATCCGATTTGGGCCTCGCGGAAGCGGGTCTGGACAAGCTCATCCGCGGCGCGTATGACCTCCTCGGCTTGAGGACGTACTTTACGGCTGGCGAGCCTGAAGTGCGGGCTTGGACGATTCGCGAGGGCACGAAGGCCCCACAAGCGGCCGGCGTGATCCACAGCGACTTTGAGCGAGGGTTCATCCGCGCGGAAGTCGTCGCGTACGAAGATTTGATTCGTGCCGGCAGCTATAATGCGGCGCGTGAACAAGGGAAAGTCCGGCTGGAAGGTAAGGAATATATCGTGGCAGACGGCGACGTCATGCACTTCCGATTCAACGTCTAA
- the yycI gene encoding two-component system regulatory protein YycI has protein sequence MNWETAKNWLIALFLLLDLLLAWQLSSSRQMNNGYVESQSDLLANTKTLLAEHGLTLATDVPTKQPDLPSFRANQSVPSLKTLQQSIFPQASKVQVANEIGQVETESGQILLSPEGNWQVTFVPPRSLTNTRGPLTYVFQGDLYAVDAVTSSTRHQVFLQSYKGYPIFDESVETNQTKQALTSYSQSELTSIVETSTPKPVISALDALDSLANSVDKTDDTENNKILRVDLGFARKVPLYQTGVAANYWFPVWRVVTPDQTYYVNAFTGEVEIAP, from the coding sequence GTGAACTGGGAGACTGCGAAAAACTGGCTGATAGCACTGTTCTTGCTGCTCGATTTGCTGCTTGCCTGGCAATTATCGTCCTCTCGACAAATGAATAACGGCTATGTCGAGTCGCAAAGCGACTTGCTCGCAAACACGAAAACGCTACTTGCCGAACACGGTTTGACCTTGGCGACCGACGTTCCGACCAAACAGCCAGACTTGCCGTCGTTCCGGGCCAATCAGAGCGTGCCAAGCTTAAAGACCCTGCAGCAATCCATTTTCCCGCAGGCGAGCAAAGTGCAGGTGGCCAACGAAATAGGGCAGGTCGAAACGGAGTCGGGGCAAATTCTCTTGTCGCCGGAGGGGAATTGGCAGGTGACGTTCGTGCCGCCGCGGTCGTTGACGAATACGCGAGGGCCCCTTACCTACGTCTTTCAAGGGGATTTATACGCAGTCGACGCCGTCACTTCGTCCACGCGCCACCAAGTGTTTCTGCAATCGTACAAGGGATACCCGATTTTCGACGAGAGCGTAGAGACGAACCAGACGAAACAGGCGCTCACGTCCTACTCCCAATCGGAATTGACGTCCATCGTCGAGACCAGCACGCCAAAGCCTGTCATTTCGGCGCTGGATGCCCTCGACAGCCTGGCCAATTCGGTGGACAAAACCGATGATACCGAGAATAATAAGATTTTGAGAGTGGATTTAGGCTTTGCCCGCAAGGTGCCGCTCTATCAAACCGGTGTGGCCGCGAATTACTGGTTTCCGGTTTGGCGCGTGGTGACCCCGGACCAAACCTATTACGTCAATGCATTTACCGGAGAAGTGGAAATCGCTCCGTAG
- the dnaB gene encoding replicative DNA helicase yields MASEQSVWRPPMNDQMLRLPPQQVEAEQAVLGAMLISEDAVNEALELLEADDFYRAAHQSIYRAMREVYDAGHPIDVVTVAAALRTRDDALEQVGGADYLADLAAAMPTALHVNQYAQIVREKALMRRIIATATDIAEEGYSQEQPAADVLADAEKKILELSQFQKTRDFTHISDVLETTFERIEQLYASDGSITGVPTGYSELDRMTSGFQKSDLIIVAARPSVGKTAFALNVAQNVAVRSGVPVAIFSLEMSKDQLVQRMLCAEAYIEGQKLRTGTLDDDDWPKLSMGVSALSNSPIYIDDSPGITVAEMRSKLRRLKLERGLGLVVIDYLQLIHGRRGSGENRQQEISEISRSLKQLARELEVPIVSLGQLSRSVEQRQDKRPMLSDIRESGSIEQDADIVAFLYRDDYYDHETERQNIIEIIIAKQRNGPVGKIELVFLKNYNKFVNLEKSHQQEA; encoded by the coding sequence ATGGCAAGTGAACAATCCGTCTGGCGCCCGCCCATGAATGACCAAATGCTGCGGCTGCCTCCTCAACAGGTGGAGGCCGAACAGGCGGTCCTCGGCGCCATGCTGATTTCTGAGGATGCCGTCAACGAGGCATTGGAACTCCTTGAGGCGGATGATTTTTACCGCGCGGCACACCAATCGATTTATCGTGCCATGCGCGAAGTATACGATGCGGGGCATCCGATTGACGTCGTCACGGTCGCCGCAGCCCTGCGCACGCGGGACGACGCTTTAGAACAGGTCGGCGGCGCGGACTATCTCGCGGATTTGGCCGCGGCCATGCCGACCGCGTTGCACGTCAACCAGTACGCGCAAATTGTTCGCGAGAAGGCTTTGATGCGTCGGATTATTGCCACGGCGACGGACATCGCGGAAGAAGGATATAGCCAAGAACAACCTGCTGCCGATGTGCTCGCCGACGCGGAAAAGAAAATTCTCGAACTGAGTCAATTTCAAAAGACGAGAGACTTTACACATATATCGGATGTATTGGAAACGACGTTTGAGCGCATTGAACAGCTGTATGCGAGTGACGGCAGCATCACTGGTGTACCGACAGGGTACAGTGAGCTCGATCGCATGACGAGCGGCTTTCAGAAATCCGATTTGATCATCGTCGCGGCCCGTCCGTCCGTGGGTAAAACCGCATTTGCGCTGAACGTGGCACAAAACGTGGCGGTTCGCAGCGGGGTGCCGGTTGCCATCTTTTCACTCGAGATGTCCAAGGATCAGCTGGTTCAGCGTATGCTTTGTGCAGAGGCCTATATCGAGGGCCAGAAGCTTCGTACGGGAACGCTCGACGACGACGATTGGCCAAAACTGTCGATGGGCGTGAGCGCGCTTAGTAACTCTCCCATCTATATCGATGACTCACCAGGTATCACCGTGGCCGAGATGCGCAGTAAACTCCGCCGATTAAAGTTGGAGCGCGGACTGGGTCTCGTGGTCATCGACTATTTGCAGTTGATCCACGGGCGACGAGGTTCAGGAGAGAACCGGCAACAGGAGATTTCCGAAATCTCGCGTTCGCTTAAACAGTTGGCTCGTGAGCTCGAGGTGCCAATTGTCTCGCTCGGTCAGCTCAGTCGTTCGGTGGAGCAGCGTCAGGACAAACGCCCGATGCTCTCCGATATTCGTGAGTCGGGTTCGATCGAGCAGGATGCCGATATCGTGGCGTTCTTGTACCGTGACGACTACTACGACCACGAGACGGAACGGCAGAATATCATTGAGATCATTATCGCAAAGCAACGTAACGGTCCAGTAGGGAAAATTGAACTCGTGTTTCTCAAGAACTACAACAAGTTTGTAAATCTTGAGAAGTCACATCAACAGGAAGCATGA